Within the Anaerohalosphaeraceae bacterium genome, the region CTTGCCGAAGCGAGCCAGAAGCGGCCCCAGAATGCAGATGCTGGCGCGAATCTTGCGCACAATGTCATAGTCCCCCACCGGGCGGTCCAGCGGTCCGCTGTTAATCTGCAAAGCCCCGTCGGCTGTCCGCTCCACCCGGGCCCCCATACTCTCCAGCAGCGTCTCAAACGAGGATATGTCCGCCAAATACGGAGCATTGGGGATTGTGCTCACTCCGCCCGGCAGAATCATCGCCGCCATAATCGGCAGCGTCGAGTTCTTGCTGCCGGCTACCTCTATTTCGCCTTCCAGGCGTACCGGTCCTTCGATTTCAAAAATATCCATCCTGCTTTTCCTTTGCCAAATGAACCGCTTTTCACTATAACACCCTCCAGGAGAGATTGCAAATGCCCTCTGGGACAGGCGGACAATTCATCGGCTGGCTGGCGGCCGCTCAGGAAACGGCCCCTGCCTCCTCTGCGCTCCGAACGCTTTCTCTGCTTTGGTGGACCTTCTGTGCTCTCGGCGGACTGCTGACAATCCAATGGATGGTTTCCCTTCGGCGGGGCAACCCGCTGACCCGCTGCCCTGTCCGCAGACACCGCCTGCCGACATGGTTTGTCCCCCTGCAGCTGTTTGTCTGGATGCTCGGTTCTTTCCTGATTCTGTCGGTCATTAAAACGCTTGTCCCGCCGCAGAAGAAGGTTCTCCTCGAAGCCGCCCTCCACGGAAGCACTATTCTGTGGTATCTGCACCTGACAGTCCTGTTTCTGGCTGTAGCCCATTTCGGTTTTGTCCGGGGACTAGTCGGCTTCGGTCTGGATTTCCGCCGACTCAAAAAAGACTTGCTGAATGCAGCCGGAATTCTTTGGGGACTGCTGCCGCTGATTGTGCTTGCCCTCGAAGGAACATCCCAAATCGGTCGTTTTCTCTTTGGTCCGGATTTTACAATGGACCGTCATACGTCCCTGTCAGCCCTCCAGGAATATCCGCAGCTGTGGCTTCGGCTGCTGATTGTGGTCAATGCCGTGCTGGTAGTACCCGTGTTCGAGGAAGTGCTCTTTCGAGGTCTTCTTCAATCCGTCCTGACGGCAGCCCTGGGAAAGCCCTGGGTGTCCATTCTTGCTGTTTCCGCTCTTTTTGCCGGAATGCATCCTTATCCAACTCACATAGCCGCCCTGCTGATTCTCTCCATCGGGCTCGGATACGCTTATGAAAAAAGCGGTTCGCTTTGGCAGCCCATCTTTATCCATATTCTTTTCAACAGCATTAACGTCGCTGCCGCTCTGCTGGGCGTTTGACGATTTCTTCTCTTTTCCAAATTGACACCTCTGTAAATCTTTCTATGATAGGCCGGACATTCTGGACCGGATTAACTCGAAGCTCAAAACGTAGAATTCAGAATATTATGTGGCTCCGTCTTTGGCGAAGAAAACAGGCCTCGATTCGGCAAACCCTCAAAGGAAGCTCCCTGCACCGTTTTTGGGGCCAAACCCTCTTTCATGACCTGCTCTGGCGGACCGACCGACGCTCCATTGCAGGCGGGCTGGCATTGGGCCTTTTTATTGCCTTTACCCCCACAATACCGTTCCAAATGACCCTGGCTGTCATCGGAGCCCTTTTTCTGAAGGTGAATCTGCCGATTGCCATCGCCGCCTGCTGGATTACAAACCCCCTGACCGCCCTGCCTGTTTATACCGCCGCCTGGAAACTCGGCAAATACCTGATAGAACATATCGGAATTATCCATTCCTTTTTGGATGCCCACCGGTTTGAAGCCAAATCCGCCCATCTGATTCTCAACGGGATTTATCTTTGGACAGGGTCCCTGATTTTCTCCACACTGGCAGCCGTCCTCGGATCTCTTCTGGTCCTTTTGCTGTGGAAAATGCCTCGGTCCCGTCGTCGAAAGCGGCAGACAGATTCCTTGCAGGAACCCGGCCTCTTCTCCGACCGCAGCAGTTCACAGACAACCTGAAAATTTTAAAAAATCCGGAAAAACAG harbors:
- a CDS encoding type II CAAX endopeptidase family protein, translating into MPSGTGGQFIGWLAAAQETAPASSALRTLSLLWWTFCALGGLLTIQWMVSLRRGNPLTRCPVRRHRLPTWFVPLQLFVWMLGSFLILSVIKTLVPPQKKVLLEAALHGSTILWYLHLTVLFLAVAHFGFVRGLVGFGLDFRRLKKDLLNAAGILWGLLPLIVLALEGTSQIGRFLFGPDFTMDRHTSLSALQEYPQLWLRLLIVVNAVLVVPVFEEVLFRGLLQSVLTAALGKPWVSILAVSALFAGMHPYPTHIAALLILSIGLGYAYEKSGSLWQPIFIHILFNSINVAAALLGV
- a CDS encoding DUF2062 domain-containing protein → MWLRLWRRKQASIRQTLKGSSLHRFWGQTLFHDLLWRTDRRSIAGGLALGLFIAFTPTIPFQMTLAVIGALFLKVNLPIAIAACWITNPLTALPVYTAAWKLGKYLIEHIGIIHSFLDAHRFEAKSAHLILNGIYLWTGSLIFSTLAAVLGSLLVLLLWKMPRSRRRKRQTDSLQEPGLFSDRSSSQTT